Proteins encoded in a region of the Acidobacteriota bacterium genome:
- a CDS encoding gamma-glutamyltransferase, translated as MRSSVMRTLAVAGLAGVLVVASVLAAPQLPVQRPPVIGRSAGISTGHPLTTAAAHGILVQGGNAFDAGVAAMLVGGVVEQDLYSLGGEGHALVYPQREKKVSSVNGQGWAPAFATIDWFTSRHKNFVGIGLDPAVVPGVLHAALTILERWGTMSFAQVSARAIDYAANGFPLRPLTTTAIDKNRAFIDKWPDNRRMWLRPDGASYQAGETIALPDLAATLRRMVEAERGAASRGRAAGIVAARDRFYKGDIAAEMVAFLRAQGYPWELSDFAEYSARVEAPATTRYRGYDVYTQGFNSQGPSLLEALNILETMDVRSMKRNSAPYLHALVEALKLAYADRDTYYGDPAFVNTPAEGLLSKAYARERAARIDPKAASRAFVAGDPLPFDSKIKSWTYFKANIADGYQPGPLPPDAEPLRGILRDTTHIAIVDKDGNVFDSTPSGAWIPTAVVLGRTGILMSVRGESFWLDPTHAAQVRPHARPRYTLSPAIVLRAGEPFMAFGTPGGDNQVQTMLQAFLGVVEFWPEWYPNLHAAFEWPRFQTLHFFGSFYPHTAGFNKLNVEAAMTGPVIDELKALGHDVTTIAPQSIASCATAVIVDPATKNRIAGADPRRDCYAIAY; from the coding sequence ATGCGCTCCTCCGTGATGCGCACGTTGGCGGTCGCCGGCCTGGCCGGAGTGCTCGTCGTCGCGAGCGTGCTGGCGGCGCCGCAGTTGCCCGTGCAGCGGCCGCCGGTGATCGGTCGGAGCGCCGGGATTTCGACCGGTCATCCGCTCACCACGGCGGCGGCGCACGGGATTCTCGTCCAGGGCGGCAATGCCTTCGATGCCGGCGTCGCCGCCATGCTCGTCGGCGGCGTCGTCGAACAGGATCTCTACAGCCTCGGCGGCGAGGGCCACGCGCTCGTGTATCCCCAGCGCGAGAAGAAGGTCAGTTCGGTCAACGGGCAGGGCTGGGCGCCCGCGTTCGCGACGATCGACTGGTTCACGTCGCGCCACAAGAACTTCGTCGGAATCGGCCTGGATCCGGCCGTCGTGCCGGGCGTGCTGCACGCCGCGCTCACGATCCTCGAGCGCTGGGGCACGATGAGCTTCGCGCAGGTGTCCGCGCGCGCGATCGACTACGCGGCGAACGGCTTCCCGCTCCGGCCGCTCACGACCACGGCGATCGACAAGAACCGCGCGTTCATCGACAAGTGGCCCGACAACCGGCGCATGTGGCTCAGGCCCGACGGAGCGAGCTACCAGGCCGGCGAGACGATCGCGCTGCCCGACCTCGCGGCGACGCTCCGCCGGATGGTCGAGGCCGAGCGCGGCGCGGCGTCGCGCGGGCGCGCCGCCGGCATCGTCGCCGCGCGCGATCGGTTCTACAAGGGAGACATCGCCGCCGAGATGGTGGCGTTCCTGAGGGCGCAGGGCTACCCATGGGAGCTCAGCGACTTCGCCGAGTACTCGGCGCGCGTGGAAGCGCCCGCCACGACGCGCTATCGCGGCTACGACGTCTACACCCAGGGGTTCAACAGCCAGGGCCCGTCGCTGCTCGAGGCGCTGAACATCCTCGAGACGATGGACGTGCGGTCGATGAAGCGCAACAGCGCGCCGTACCTCCACGCGCTCGTCGAGGCGCTGAAGCTCGCGTACGCCGACCGCGATACCTACTACGGCGATCCGGCCTTCGTGAACACGCCGGCCGAAGGGCTGCTCTCGAAGGCGTACGCGCGCGAGCGGGCGGCGCGGATCGATCCGAAGGCGGCGTCGCGCGCGTTCGTCGCCGGCGACCCGTTGCCCTTCGACTCGAAGATCAAGAGCTGGACGTACTTCAAGGCGAACATCGCCGACGGGTACCAGCCGGGTCCGCTGCCGCCCGATGCCGAGCCGCTGCGCGGCATCCTCCGCGACACGACGCACATCGCCATCGTGGACAAGGACGGCAACGTGTTCGACAGCACGCCGAGCGGCGCGTGGATTCCGACGGCCGTCGTCCTCGGCCGGACCGGCATCCTCATGAGCGTGCGCGGCGAGTCGTTCTGGCTCGATCCGACGCACGCCGCGCAGGTGCGGCCGCACGCGCGGCCGCGCTACACGCTCAGCCCGGCGATCGTGCTGCGCGCCGGCGAGCCGTTCATGGCCTTCGGCACGCCCGGCGGCGACAACCAGGTGCAGACGATGCTGCAGGCGTTTCTCGGCGTGGTGGAGTTCTGGCCCGAGTGGTACCCGAACCTGCACGCGGCGTTCGAGTGGCCGCGATTCCAGACGCTGCACTTCTTCGGATCGTTCTATCCGCACACGGCGGGGTTCAACAAGCTGAACGTCGAGGCCGCGATGACCGGCCCGGTGATCGACGAGCTGAAGGCTCTCGGGCACGACGTCACGACGATCGCGCCGCAGAGCATCGCGAGCTGCGCGACGGCCGTGATCGTCGACCCGGCCACGAAGAACCGGATCGCCGGCGCCGATCCGCGCCGCGACTGCTACGCGATCGCGTACTGA
- a CDS encoding methyltransferase domain-containing protein, with translation MSDYLLGMAPAEIERLRRQHEAWRDETTRVWRAAGFGPGQTVVDLGCGPGFTSLDLASLVGPAGRIVAVDASSVATACVRDAVARERRTNVDVVTHDVCDLDLSAWRADGVFARWLFSFLPNPDAVVARLARGLPPGAVVAVMDYWHYLAIESVPAAAVFRTVFRAVHESFARAGGSLDVAGVLPAAFEAAGVRVTSIEPIVRTGRPGDPVWRWIEAFLALHLPSLVDSGMLADREAREFWEWWREIARRPGAFVFGPPMLAVVGRKTGDGLWP, from the coding sequence ATGTCCGACTACCTGCTCGGGATGGCGCCGGCCGAGATCGAGCGGCTGCGCCGGCAGCACGAGGCCTGGCGGGACGAGACGACGCGCGTGTGGCGGGCCGCGGGATTCGGCCCGGGCCAGACGGTCGTGGACCTCGGCTGCGGCCCAGGCTTCACCAGCCTCGATCTGGCCTCGCTCGTCGGTCCGGCCGGGCGCATCGTCGCCGTGGACGCGTCGTCGGTGGCGACCGCGTGCGTGCGCGACGCCGTCGCCCGCGAGCGCCGGACGAACGTCGACGTCGTGACGCACGACGTCTGCGATCTGGATCTGTCGGCGTGGCGCGCCGACGGCGTCTTCGCGCGCTGGCTGTTCAGCTTCCTGCCGAACCCCGATGCAGTCGTGGCGCGCCTTGCGCGCGGCCTGCCGCCGGGCGCGGTCGTCGCCGTGATGGACTACTGGCACTACCTCGCGATCGAGTCCGTGCCCGCGGCCGCGGTGTTCCGGACGGTCTTTCGCGCCGTGCACGAGAGCTTCGCGCGGGCCGGCGGATCGCTCGACGTGGCCGGCGTGCTGCCCGCGGCGTTCGAGGCGGCCGGCGTGCGCGTGACGTCGATCGAGCCGATCGTGCGCACCGGCCGCCCCGGCGATCCGGTGTGGCGCTGGATCGAGGCGTTTCTCGCCCTGCACCTGCCGTCGCTCGTCGACAGCGGGATGCTCGCCGATCGCGAGGCACGAGAGTTCTGGGAGTGGTGGCGGGAGATCGCTCGCCGTCCTGGCGCGTTCGTCTTCGGCCCGCCGATGCTTGCCGTGGTCGGGAGGAAAACGGGGGACGGTCTTTGGCCGTGA
- a CDS encoding GNAT family N-acetyltransferase has translation MTRQAADRRVWLGLRDRFPHPYTVDHARQFIASASAASPATDFAIEVDGHVAGGIGYQVREDVERIGAEVGYWLGVEFWGRGAATTALRLLTAFVFDRHPALRRLYGLPFGWNVASARVLAKAGYRHEATLRQAVIKDGCVYDQLVFAILRDELSSDSAP, from the coding sequence ATGACACGGCAGGCGGCCGATCGGCGCGTCTGGCTCGGGTTGCGCGATCGATTTCCGCACCCCTACACGGTCGACCACGCGCGGCAGTTCATCGCCTCGGCGTCGGCGGCTTCCCCGGCCACCGACTTCGCGATCGAGGTCGACGGCCACGTCGCTGGCGGCATCGGCTACCAGGTGCGCGAAGACGTCGAGCGCATCGGTGCCGAAGTCGGCTACTGGCTCGGCGTCGAGTTCTGGGGGCGCGGTGCGGCGACGACGGCCCTCCGGCTGCTCACCGCGTTCGTGTTCGATCGACATCCGGCGCTTCGCCGGTTGTACGGGTTGCCTTTCGGCTGGAACGTCGCGTCGGCCCGCGTGCTGGCCAAGGCGGGATACCGTCACGAGGCGACGCTGCGGCAGGCCGTCATCAAGGACGGCTGCGTCTACGATCAGCTCGTGTTCGCGATCCTGCGCGACGAGCTTTCCAGCGACTCCGCGCCGTAG
- a CDS encoding 1-acyl-sn-glycerol-3-phosphate acyltransferase — protein sequence MKVFVYLWAPVANLLWYVETVVMGTISLALWPFDRTGELQHGCARWWCRMVALTIGAGIRVHGAERVAAGRSYVYMANHASLIDTPALFAYLPHQFKIMAKKELFYVPFMGWHLWTSGNFPVDRGDARRTAKSLRRVIEGLKAGTSLAVFPEGTRTPDGRLQEFKPGTFKIAMKAGVPIVPVTIRGTFALLPKTTLAPRPGRVDVFIGEPIDTREYDEKRLPALIERTKQAIQANL from the coding sequence GTGAAGGTCTTCGTCTACCTCTGGGCCCCCGTCGCCAACCTCCTCTGGTACGTCGAGACCGTCGTCATGGGCACGATCTCGCTCGCGCTGTGGCCGTTCGACCGTACGGGGGAGCTGCAGCACGGATGCGCGCGATGGTGGTGCCGGATGGTCGCGCTCACGATCGGCGCAGGGATCCGGGTGCACGGCGCCGAGCGCGTCGCGGCGGGCCGGAGCTACGTCTACATGGCCAACCACGCGAGCCTCATCGACACGCCCGCGCTCTTCGCCTACCTGCCGCACCAGTTCAAGATCATGGCGAAGAAGGAGCTGTTCTACGTGCCGTTCATGGGGTGGCACCTGTGGACGTCGGGCAACTTCCCGGTCGATCGCGGCGACGCGCGGCGGACGGCGAAGAGCCTCCGCCGGGTGATCGAGGGCCTGAAGGCCGGCACGTCGCTCGCCGTCTTTCCGGAAGGCACGCGCACACCGGATGGCCGGCTCCAGGAGTTCAAGCCCGGCACGTTCAAGATCGCCATGAAGGCCGGCGTGCCGATCGTGCCGGTGACGATCCGGGGCACGTTCGCGCTCTTGCCGAAGACGACGCTCGCGCCGCGGCCGGGACGCGTGGACGTGTTCATCGGCGAGCCGATCGACACGCGCGAGTACGACGAGAAGCGGCTGCCCGCGCTGATCGAGCGGACGAAGCAGGCGATCCAGGCGAATCTCTGA
- a CDS encoding transglycosylase domain-containing protein produces the protein MRLVISYRPRWPRLLRWSSWSSSRYRWMAIAAVAAAIALAIGAGWWLARYSVAVNRLARGVGDTVFYGADGRPWFRLDERRHDVTLDAIAPVLQQAVVAIEDRRFYLHPGVDPIGLTRAAVRDLRSGTRAEGGSTLTMQLARTLFLSNTRTFGRKLREIGLAVLLELRLSKKDILELYLNRVYLSGGVYGVEAMSELLFGKPATRVTLAEAAFIAGLIRAPSALSPWNNYELALERSRLVLAQMRALGYVTPQEADAASRVRPKIAPYRGPTDPRAAWAKDYLRQQFRNQFGGDHPPDWRVNTSFVPALQEAAERAVGDGIRRLRRPALQAALVAMDPATGNILAMVGGADYTRSTFNRAVRARRQPGSAFKPFVFAAALSRGFSPVSLLTGLDNVTSPEDPDWRPTSVVHVDGGTDEPLPDVTLRRALAQSNNAAAVVLQQRVGVRNVLRIAEGAGLSDLPAVPSLALGSGEVTPLDLTAAYTVFPGYGQAARPRGLLSVLDADGTPLYADPIETERVLSPEVAFQMIALLRGVVDAGTGAPARAFGVAGPVGGKTGTTDRYVDAWFVGFSSALVVGVWVGYDQPAPIGANAYGARVALPIWADFMKQAARVIPPRSFPVPPGLRAVALCRVTGLRPVESCPVYTEYFKPGDDIPSAVCPEHDGTFGETATRAIGELLRGLGTGLKGIFKD, from the coding sequence GTGCGACTCGTCATCTCCTACCGGCCTCGCTGGCCGCGTCTGCTGCGCTGGTCGTCCTGGTCCTCGTCGCGCTACCGCTGGATGGCGATCGCGGCGGTCGCCGCCGCGATCGCGCTCGCCATCGGCGCCGGTTGGTGGCTGGCGCGCTACTCGGTGGCCGTCAACCGCCTGGCGCGCGGCGTCGGCGACACGGTGTTCTACGGCGCCGACGGCCGGCCGTGGTTCCGGCTCGACGAGCGCCGGCACGACGTGACGCTCGACGCGATCGCGCCCGTGCTCCAGCAGGCGGTCGTCGCCATCGAAGACCGGCGGTTCTACCTGCACCCTGGCGTCGACCCGATCGGCCTCACGCGCGCGGCGGTCCGCGACCTGCGCTCCGGCACGCGCGCCGAGGGCGGCAGCACGTTGACGATGCAGTTGGCGCGCACGCTGTTCCTGTCGAACACGCGCACGTTCGGTCGCAAGCTGAGGGAGATTGGCCTCGCGGTGCTGCTCGAGCTGCGGCTGAGCAAGAAGGACATCCTCGAGCTGTACCTCAACCGCGTCTACCTCAGCGGCGGCGTGTACGGCGTCGAAGCGATGTCCGAGCTGCTCTTCGGCAAGCCGGCGACGCGCGTCACGCTCGCCGAGGCCGCGTTCATCGCGGGGCTGATCCGCGCGCCGTCCGCGCTCTCGCCATGGAACAACTACGAGTTGGCGCTCGAGCGCAGCCGGCTCGTGCTGGCGCAGATGCGCGCGCTCGGCTACGTCACGCCGCAGGAGGCGGACGCCGCCAGCCGCGTCCGGCCGAAGATCGCGCCCTACCGCGGGCCGACCGATCCGCGCGCGGCGTGGGCCAAGGACTACCTGCGCCAGCAGTTCCGCAACCAGTTCGGCGGCGACCACCCGCCGGACTGGCGCGTGAACACCTCGTTCGTGCCGGCACTGCAGGAGGCGGCCGAGCGCGCCGTCGGCGACGGCATCCGGCGGCTGCGGCGCCCGGCGCTTCAGGCGGCGCTCGTCGCGATGGATCCGGCGACGGGCAACATCCTCGCGATGGTCGGCGGCGCGGACTACACGCGCAGCACGTTCAACCGCGCCGTCCGCGCGCGCCGCCAACCGGGCTCCGCGTTCAAGCCGTTCGTGTTCGCCGCCGCGCTGTCGCGCGGCTTCTCGCCCGTCTCGCTGCTCACCGGGCTCGACAACGTGACGAGCCCGGAAGATCCCGACTGGCGGCCGACGTCGGTCGTCCACGTCGACGGCGGAACCGACGAACCGCTGCCCGACGTGACGCTGCGACGCGCGCTCGCGCAGTCGAACAACGCGGCGGCCGTCGTGCTCCAGCAGCGGGTGGGCGTCCGCAACGTGCTCCGCATCGCCGAAGGTGCCGGGCTGAGCGATCTGCCCGCAGTGCCATCCCTCGCGCTCGGCAGCGGCGAGGTGACGCCGCTCGATCTGACGGCCGCCTACACCGTCTTTCCCGGCTACGGGCAGGCGGCGCGCCCGCGTGGCCTGCTCTCCGTGCTCGACGCCGACGGCACGCCGCTCTATGCGGATCCGATTGAGACCGAGCGCGTGCTCAGCCCCGAGGTCGCATTCCAGATGATCGCGCTCCTGCGCGGCGTGGTGGACGCGGGCACCGGCGCGCCGGCGCGAGCCTTCGGCGTGGCCGGCCCCGTCGGCGGCAAGACCGGCACGACCGATCGGTACGTCGACGCCTGGTTCGTCGGCTTCTCGTCCGCGCTCGTCGTCGGCGTCTGGGTGGGGTACGACCAGCCGGCGCCGATCGGAGCGAACGCGTACGGCGCGCGCGTCGCGCTGCCGATCTGGGCGGACTTCATGAAACAGGCGGCGCGCGTGATCCCGCCGCGAAGCTTCCCGGTGCCGCCGGGCCTGCGCGCCGTCGCCCTCTGCCGCGTCACCGGGCTCCGGCCGGTCGAGTCGTGCCCCGTCTACACCGAGTACTTCAAGCCTGGCGACGACATCCCCTCGGCGGTCTGCCCCGAGCACGACGGCACGTTCGGCGAAACCGCCACCCGCGCGATCGGCGAGTTGCTCCGAGGGCTCGGCACCGGCCTCAAAGGGATCTTCAAGGACTGA
- a CDS encoding DUF1698 domain-containing protein, producing MTTDELREEVAKIRWWHSIDLGNGIVTPGRTNLPDKVDYIGLPADLTGRTVLDIGAWDGLLSFEAERRGARRVMAVDSFCWNGPGWGTKAGFELARRALGSRVEDREMDVVDLSRETVGVFDLVLFLGVLYHVVDPLRALQSIYSVTGEQLILETHTDLADCPYPAMRFYPNGELSGDRTSFWGPNAAAVEAMLRWVGFRRVERVAVRQVAPRPLIGRQLLNPRRWLHRLRRIEPTMVVFHAWR from the coding sequence GTGACGACGGACGAGCTGCGCGAGGAGGTCGCGAAGATCCGCTGGTGGCATTCGATCGATCTCGGCAACGGGATCGTCACGCCCGGACGCACGAACCTGCCCGACAAGGTCGACTACATCGGCCTGCCCGCGGATCTCACCGGCCGCACGGTGCTCGACATCGGCGCCTGGGACGGCCTGCTGTCGTTCGAAGCCGAGCGCCGCGGCGCCCGCCGGGTGATGGCCGTGGACTCGTTCTGCTGGAACGGCCCCGGCTGGGGGACGAAAGCCGGGTTCGAGTTGGCGCGGCGCGCGCTCGGCTCGCGCGTGGAGGATCGCGAGATGGACGTCGTCGATCTCTCACGAGAGACGGTGGGCGTGTTCGACCTCGTGCTCTTCCTCGGCGTGCTCTACCACGTCGTCGATCCGCTCCGCGCGCTGCAGAGCATCTACAGCGTGACCGGCGAGCAGCTCATCCTCGAGACGCACACCGATCTCGCCGACTGTCCGTATCCGGCGATGCGCTTCTACCCGAACGGTGAGCTCTCTGGCGATCGGACGAGCTTCTGGGGCCCGAACGCGGCCGCCGTGGAGGCGATGCTCCGCTGGGTCGGGTTCCGTCGCGTCGAGCGCGTGGCCGTCCGCCAGGTCGCCCCACGGCCGCTGATCGGCCGCCAGCTCCTCAATCCACGCCGCTGGCTCCACCGCCTCCGGCGGATCGAGCCGACGATGGTGGTCTTCCATGCGTGGCGGTAG